Genomic DNA from Nonomuraea rubra:
GGAACGCATGTTCTGGTCCTCTCCGACGGATCTCGGGTGTCATCGCCGTGCTTGAGAGACGGCGTCTGCCAGTTCGCTGGCATCGGTGGTGCTGATGAGCAGGTCGCCGGGCCTGCCCTCGATGTGGCGGGGTCGGGGCGGCACGGGGATGGATCCGGGGTCGCGACAGCCGTGCTTCTCCATCTGTTATACAACATCTATATCAGATAGCATTGGGACGTGCTTCTGACGATCGACCTCGACAGCGAGGTGCCGATTTACCAGCAGATCCGCGATCGGGTGGTAGAGGCCATCGCAGACGGGGACCTGGTGGAGGGCGCGGCGCTGCCTTCCACCAGGCAGTTGGCCGCCGATCTGGCGATCAACTTCCACACCGTCAACAAGGCGTACGATCTGCTGCGCCAACAGGGGATCATCCGCATCAACCGCAAAAGCGGAGCCGTGGTCCGCCGAGACCCGGGCTCCGGGCCGCCGCAGCCCGGCTACGCCGACGACTGGCAGGCGCGGCTACGCACGCTCCTCGCCGAGGCCACGGTGCATGGCCTGGCCCCCGACGAGGTGCTGCGGCGAAGCGGCGACCTCCTTGCCTCGTTCCACACCGAACGGACCGCGAAGGAGACCCCGGCATGACCATGCTCGCCCTCACCTGCATCGCCCAGACCGCGCTGCTCACCGTCGCCGCCTGGACGTTACCGATGCTGGCCCGGCCCACCTTGCCCTTCGGGGTACGGGTGCCGGCCGGCCGGACAGCCGATCCGGCGATCACCGCGCAGCGCCGCCGGTACGCACGCGCGGTGGTGCTTCTCGGCGCGCTGGCCGCCCTGCTGTCGGCTTTCGCCGTCGTACTGACCGGCGACCCGGATGTGCTCGCGGTCGCCGGCGTGCTCCTCGGCGTCGCCGACGCCGTGCTCTATGCGGCCGCGCATCGTGCGGTCCGCGCCACCAAGCGGCGCGGCAACTGGTACGGCGGCACCCGGCAGGCCGTCACCGCCGACACCACCTGGCGTACCGATCCCGTACGCCCGCCATGGGCGCTGCTGCTTCCCTCGCTCATCGTGCTGGCCGCTACCGCCGCCATCGGGCTCGGCCGATACAGCAGCCTGCCCAGCACCCTGGCCACCCTGCGCGGGCTCGGCATCGACGTCCACAACCGCGTCCCCACCAGCCCGATGACCGCGTTCGCCCCCGTGTTGTCCCAGACGGCGCTCACCATCCTCGTCCCGCTGCTGCTGGTGGCCATCGTCCGCGCCCGACCGGAGACGGACGCCGAGCAGCCGGCGAGCTCGGCCCGGCGCTACCGCGTCTACCTGCGTGGCATCGCCACCATCCTGCTGGCCGGCGTGGCCTGCGTTGACCTCACCCTGCTCCTGCTGGCCCTGCAGCAGTGGGGTCTCCTCACGCCCTCGCCTCTGGTAGCGGCGGCAACCTGGGCGCCCACACTCGCCATCGCGGCCGCGTTCCTGCTCTTCGGCGTCCGTGTCGGCGAGGCAGGCCACCGCCTCCCGTCGCTGCGTGGGGAATCCGGCTCCGGCTACGTGCAACGCGACGACGACCGGCACTGGCATCTGGCCGGAACCATCTACGCCAATCGCCATGACCCCGCGGTCCTCGTCCACCAACGCGTCGGCAGCCGATGGACGCTCAACCTCGGCAACCCTGTCGCCTGGGCCATCCTGGCCGTCGTGGCGGTACTTGCGCTGCTGTCACTCCTCGGCGTCGTCGAACTGCCGTCCACTGGCTAAGCATGGCGGGTCGGCTCGCGGCGCGGCAGGACGTGGTGCTTCCAGTAGACGGCCATCAGCTCGGGGGCTCGTCCGGGGTCTGCCGATGTCGCGGTTCCGTCATCGGCAGACCTTGGAAGATGGGCGGCATCGCCGGCCCGACGCTGCCATCCCGGTCCCGCGGCACGCTGATCTCCACCGGGCCGACGTCGGCGACGACGGTCCTGGAGCGGGCACCGTTGCGGCTGTTGCCCGTCTCGCCGGCACCGCGCTGGTGCTTGTCGTAGCCGAGATGGTCGGTGATCTCGCCTACCAGCCGGGCCACCGGCTCCCGATCCGGCTCCTTGTTCCTGGTCTCCTTGGGGCGCTCGCGCCACGCGGCGTCCTTCAGGTCGATCTCCGTCGATGCCCGGATCACAGTACTCATCAGGTGCGTTCGATGAATCCAGGAGCGGTGGTTCGCACGTCTAAATTCTCCGGATGACCATGTGTGGCGTGATGAAGGGCGGAGTGTGAACGACAGGCTCGTTGGAGCACTATCCGAGGACGACCCCGTAGTGGAGGCGGTGCTGACAGCCAGCCGGGCCTTGGTAGGGGTCGCAGCTCGCTCGATCGCCGCGGCGGGTGGAGATGTGACACTGCCGCAGTATCGTGCACTCGTCCTCATGGCGGCGCGGGGTCCGCAACGACTCATCGACCTGGCGGAAGCCCTGGACGTGAACCGGTCGACGGCCACCCGCATGTGCGACCGCCTGGTGGCCAAGCGGCTGGTGCGGCGCAGCCGCCTGCCCAGTGACAGGCGCACGATCCGGATCTCGTTGACCAGCGAGGGGCGCGCGCTGGTGGACGGCGTGACCAAGAAACGCAGGGCCGATCTGGCGCAGATTCTTGCTCAACTCTCACAGGAGCAGCACGTCGCCGTTGTGGCGGCGCTGACGGCGTTCGCGGAGGCCGCCGATGAGAAGGAGGTGTCCGGGCACGCCGACATCCCGGCGTTGTGAGGATGGAGACCGGTGTGCCGTGGCTCAGCCGGCGTGGGTCGCAGACGCCCCTACAGCGGCGCGGTGAGTAGCTCCATGTCGTGATGGCGAGCTCATGGACGATGGCCGGCAATTCGGCGGCGCTGTCCAGCTCTAGCTGCCTCCTGCTGCATCGGGCCTAGCCCACCCGAGCCCTGTCAGGTCGCGAAGCGGAGGGCACATCTGGGCGGTCCATGACTTCGCTCAACTGCCGTTCCTGCGTAGCAGCAGCATCGCCGCGTCATCCAGCAGCGGTCCACCGGTGTGGCCGACGAGGTCGGCACGCAGGGCGTCGAGGGCTTCCTGAGGCTCGCTCGCCCGCAGCAGATGAACGCGGTCGGACAGAGGATAGAAGTCGCCGCTGTCGTCCCGGGCCTCCACCACGCCGTCGGTGTACAAGAGGATCTGGTCGCCTTCCCGGAAGGGAACTCGGTGCGCCTTGGGGCGGCCTGCGCCGAGCGGGCCGAGGCCCAGGGGCAGGCCTTCGTCCGGCGGTTCGACGGTGCAGGACTTCCCGCCGAGGGCGATCAGGAAGGGTGGCGGATGGCCGTGGTTGAGCAGGACGATCTCGCTGTCCCGTACTTCGGCGATGATCGCGGTGACGAACTTCTCCCCGCTCAGATGCCGGGCCAGGCTGGACTCCAGCCGCTCGCTCACGTCGTCGAGCTCGGGTTCGTCATAGGCGGCCTCGCGGAAGGCGCCGAGAACCCATGCGGCGGTCTCGACCGCGTCGAGCCCCTTGCCCTGGACGTCCCCGATGAGCAGCCGGACGCCGTACGGGGTGGTGACGACCTCGTAGAGATCGCCGCCGATCCTCGCCTCGGCCGCCGCGGAGGTGTAGGAGAGGGCCACTTGCAGGTCGGCGGCCTTGCGCGGGACCGGGCGCAGCAGCACGCGCTGCGCGGCCTCGGCGACCAGGCGGACGTTGGCGAGTTCGCGCTCGCGTTTCAGCCGCAGGTGACTGACCAGCATGCTCGCGCCGGTGGCGCTGACGATCGTGGCGATGGTGAGGTTGTTCTGCCACTTGAGCAGCGAGCCGTTGTAGTACGCCAAGGGGATGCAGATGGTGAGCGCGACCACGCCGATCAGCGCGGTGCGCCGGACGCTGCCGTACACCGAGCCGAAGCTCGGCCCCAGCGTGAGCAGGGGAAGAAAGCCTAACGAGGGTCCGGCGAGGAGATCGATCAGTGCGACGGGAACCATGACCAGGAATGGCAGCCAGCGCAGCGCCCACTGTGACCTCATCCAGTGCCACCGAACCCCATGTGCCCTCCAGTGGTAGACCGCCGCACAAATATCCTTGCATAGTGCAACGAAGTTTGCGCTGTGAACGTTGCACACGGCAACGGACTGCTAAGGTCGCCTCAGGGTGAGCCGGGAAGTCTGGTCGGCGCTGTAGAAGCGCGCCTTCGGACCAGGGACGTACAACATGGATCCCGCAGACCTGGACATTCCCCCGGACGATCCCGACTTCGACATCCAGCTCGACCGGCACGGCAACGTTGTCCTGCTGTCCCTGACCGGGCGGCTCGACACCGTGGCCTGCGTGATCCTCAAGCAGTACGTGGTCAAGGCGCTGGTGAGCCGGATCCCGCCGTTGCTGATCATGGACCTCACCTTCCTGACGGCGATCGACGGGTGCGGCTGCGATCTTCTCTCGTCGGCCTCCCAGCACGCCAGGGCCGCCGGCGGGCGGCTGATCGTCATCGATGGCGGGGTCCTGCCCGGTCACGCGGCCGAGGACGTCGAGCTGCTCCCGTCCATGGCAGACGCTCTCATCGAGCTCACCCGCTCCCGGCAGTAGTGCCCGGGCCGTCATCACGACGCTCGGCGAGCTCGTCGAGCCGGGCGCGCACCTTCCTGAGCTCGGCCAGGACGAGCCGGAGGTCGGCCTCGTTGCGGCTCTCCGCGGCCGAGGTCTGCTGGAAGCGTTCGACGAACCAGGCGGCGATGGAGGCGGTGACCACACCGAGCAAGGCGATGCCCGACAGCATCAACGTCGCTGCGATGAGCCTGCCCTCCAGCGTGGTCGGATAGAGGTCCCCGTAACCAACGGTCGTCATCGTCGTGAGTGACCACCACAGGGCGTCGGACAGGGTGACGATGGTGGGGTCGGCGGAGCGGCGTTCGGCGTCCAGCACGGCGATGGCGCCGACCAGGGCCAGGAAGCAGGCCCAGCCGCTGACGTACACGGTGACCCGCATGCGCAGCGGGAGCGTGACCCGGCGCATCAGCGCGGTCAGAAGCAGCAGCGAGCGCAGCACCGCCAAGGGCCGTAGCAGCGGCAGCAGAACGACCAGCAACGACGGAATATGCGTGGCGATGAAGTGCCGGCGCCGGTCGGACAGCCACACCCTGATGGCGTAGTCGGCGGCGAACAGCGCCCAGGCGGTCTGCTGGATGCCCTCGAGCCAGCGGTCGGTGTTCTCCGGCAGCTGGGGCAGCACGATGGGCAGCGCCCAGCCGGCCAGGAAGAGGATGCCGACGCCGAGCAGAACGGGGTCGGTCCTGCGTTCCCAGGCACGCAGGCGAGACGATGGCAAGGGTGCCGTGCGGGGCTGTTCCATCCTTGTCCTCAGAGAGCGGGTACGCGGGCGGTCAGGCGTCGCGGCCGGTCGGCACTGACCTTGCCGGGTTCCGCGCCCTCGACGTCCACGCGGGCGTCGAGCTGCTGCATGGTTGCGTCCAGCCTGGCGATCCGAGTGTGCCCGTGGCGTTCAGCCTGCCTGGTGCGTGGCATGACTGACCTGCCTGATTCCTCTGGGCGGCAAGGTGTGTCGCCGTGCGCGGCGGTTCGCATCTGCAGTCATGGGCGGAACCGGGCATGCCCGATCACACGATGTGTGTCCTGCATCGAGTTTCGCGGACGCACCCGGGTCCCTGTCCCTGCATGACGCTCTCCGACGTTGAGTCGCCTCCGGCAATCTATTGCACAGTGCAATCGTTGTCCAGGGCTCCACTGCCTTGCATCCTGCTGCGCCGGTGCTCTCCAGCAGGCGCTGATGATGAGCACCGCGGCGCTGGCCTGCTCGGGCGGCGCCGGACGTGGCGGAGATGTCGCTCACCAGGCCTGTTGCTGGGCGGTGGGTCACCGGCAGCTTGATTTCCAGCTTCGCGGCGACGTCGCGTACCTGCCTGTAGGGTGCGGTGCCGGCTTGCGATCTCCTGGCTGATCCCACGCACTCGGGCGATGGCGGCCCGCTGTACCGCGTCCTGGGCCATGGGCATCTCCCGCAGGCTCGCCGGCCTGACCGTGCGGATGAGCTCCCGGTCGGCCTCGGACAGGGGACTGCATCACAGATCGATTGCAGTGTGCAACGGTTTCTTGGTGCGACGGGACATTTCGGTTGAAATGGTCAAGCGGGCTGCCGCCGGTGCGCGTGAGTCCAAGACGGTCTGGGTGAGCAGAAGGGATCACGGTTGTGTCGTGGTGGCTGCGCGCGCTCTGGGCCGCCGCGGTCGGCCTCGTCGTGATCACTCTCGGCCTGACCTTCGTCCGGCTGCTCCAGATGCCCGTCGAACTGGCCTTTGACACCGAGCTCCGTGCGCGCCTGAACAGTGACCTGTATCCGCATCTCTCGAACGCGAGCGGCCTGATAGAGGTGCTGGCCATCGTCGTCGCCGTCGCGTTGTCCGCCGGAGAGCGGCGGACGAACCGGTTCCGCCTGACATTCCTCGCCGTGGTCCTGGTGGCCGCTGCGTTCGTGCTGTGGCTCGCTGTGGTGCACCCCGTGAACGGGGCCTTCAGCGCATGGGCGTCGCAATCCGTGCCCGGTGATTGGCAACGCTGGCATCTGCGATGGGCGCAGGGCCACATCGGGGGCGCCGTGCTGCTGAGCGGTGCGTTGATACTCCTGCTCATCGCCCTGACCGGGCCGCGCCGTATCGCGGGCCCTCGCCAGGCGGCGCCGCGCGGGACGTGATGCGGACGGCCTGCGTCAGCGCGATGCCGGGCCGGTGGGCGGCGGAACGTGCGCGGGCAGAAGTGGCTGGTTGTACGCGTCCAGGCGCGCCGGGTGCGCTCGCGCGCGAGCCGGCAATCCCCTTCGGGGGTGCGCGCGGGATCGCTCCGGACGCCGGCCCCCATGTCAGTCGTCCTCGGCTCGATCCCCGGGGTGTACCTCGGCGCGCGCATCTCCTCCCCGGCGCCGAGCGGGCTCATCCGGGCCCTGCTCGCGCTGGTCCTGCTCGCCTCTGCGCCGAAGCTCCTGGAAGTGAGCAACACGACCGCGGCCTGGATCCTGGGCGTGGGAACCACCGCAGGAGTGGCGGGATCGCTCGTGCTGAGACGAGGCAGACACGTAGCGGCGCCGGCCGAACCCGTACCGACGTCGGCTGGCCGAATCCGCTGACCTCCCCTGACCCACCCGAGGCCTGAACAGCCCCACAGTGTCAGGGCTCAGCGCCGGCGGTGCCGCCTCAGGCCGCCGACCGCGGCGATCGTGGCCAGGACCGCGATCGCGACCACGATCCCAACCGCGCCGAGGGACTCCAGCCACCGGACGATGGTGCCCTGCACCATGCCCGCGGCGTCAATGAGCGCGTCGCCGGTGGTGGTGCCCGCATAGATGCGCAGCTCGTACCAGCCGTAGTAGGCGACGTACAGGCCGGCCAGGACCAGCAGCACACCGCTGACCCGCGACACGTAGGGGAGAACCGCCCTCGTCCGGGCGATGACCGTCGATCCGGCCAACGCCACCACAAGCGACAACGCGGCCACGACCAGGCCCATGCCGATCCCGTAGGCGACGAAGACGATGAAACCGCCCGCGATGCCGCGGGCGGCCAGCGCGGCGGAGGTCACCGCCAGGAACGGGCCGATGGTGCACGACAGGGAGGCCACGGCGTAGCTCAGACCGTATCCGTACAGCGAAGCGAACGAGGCGGCAGGCCTGCCGGTACTCAGCCGGGGCGTGCGGATCAGCAACTCCCGGCCGGTGAGCAGCCATATTCCCAGCCCGGTCAGGGCCAGCCCGATCAGGATCGTCGCCCACGGCAGGTATCGGCCGACCGACACCGCCAGAGGCGTCACCACCAGCCCGAACACCCCGAATACCGTGACGAAGCCCGCCGTCATGGCCGCTCCGAGCAGCAACGCCCGTGCCACCGGGCCGCTTCCCGCCGACCTGCCGTCGGCTACCAACATCGTCAGGTACGCCGGCAGCAGCGCGAACCCGCAGGGATTGAAGGCCGCCACCAGACCCGCGCTCACGGCCAGCGCCAGCGGCAGCTCACCGGTCATGGGCCTGCCC
This window encodes:
- a CDS encoding potassium channel family protein; this encodes MPSSRLRAWERRTDPVLLGVGILFLAGWALPIVLPQLPENTDRWLEGIQQTAWALFAADYAIRVWLSDRRRHFIATHIPSLLVVLLPLLRPLAVLRSLLLLTALMRRVTLPLRMRVTVYVSGWACFLALVGAIAVLDAERRSADPTIVTLSDALWWSLTTMTTVGYGDLYPTTLEGRLIAATLMLSGIALLGVVTASIAAWFVERFQQTSAAESRNEADLRLVLAELRKVRARLDELAERRDDGPGTTAGSG
- a CDS encoding transposase, coding for MSTVIRASTEIDLKDAAWRERPKETRNKEPDREPVARLVGEITDHLGYDKHQRGAGETGNSRNGARSRTVVADVGPVEISVPRDRDGSVGPAMPPIFQGLPMTEPRHRQTPDEPPS
- a CDS encoding MarR family transcriptional regulator, producing the protein MNDRLVGALSEDDPVVEAVLTASRALVGVAARSIAAAGGDVTLPQYRALVLMAARGPQRLIDLAEALDVNRSTATRMCDRLVAKRLVRRSRLPSDRRTIRISLTSEGRALVDGVTKKRRADLAQILAQLSQEQHVAVVAALTAFAEAADEKEVSGHADIPAL
- a CDS encoding DUF1648 domain-containing protein; protein product: MTMLALTCIAQTALLTVAAWTLPMLARPTLPFGVRVPAGRTADPAITAQRRRYARAVVLLGALAALLSAFAVVLTGDPDVLAVAGVLLGVADAVLYAAAHRAVRATKRRGNWYGGTRQAVTADTTWRTDPVRPPWALLLPSLIVLAATAAIGLGRYSSLPSTLATLRGLGIDVHNRVPTSPMTAFAPVLSQTALTILVPLLLVAIVRARPETDAEQPASSARRYRVYLRGIATILLAGVACVDLTLLLLALQQWGLLTPSPLVAAATWAPTLAIAAAFLLFGVRVGEAGHRLPSLRGESGSGYVQRDDDRHWHLAGTIYANRHDPAVLVHQRVGSRWTLNLGNPVAWAILAVVAVLALLSLLGVVELPSTG
- a CDS encoding PP2C family protein-serine/threonine phosphatase — protein: MRSQWALRWLPFLVMVPVALIDLLAGPSLGFLPLLTLGPSFGSVYGSVRRTALIGVVALTICIPLAYYNGSLLKWQNNLTIATIVSATGASMLVSHLRLKRERELANVRLVAEAAQRVLLRPVPRKAADLQVALSYTSAAAEARIGGDLYEVVTTPYGVRLLIGDVQGKGLDAVETAAWVLGAFREAAYDEPELDDVSERLESSLARHLSGEKFVTAIIAEVRDSEIVLLNHGHPPPFLIALGGKSCTVEPPDEGLPLGLGPLGAGRPKAHRVPFREGDQILLYTDGVVEARDDSGDFYPLSDRVHLLRASEPQEALDALRADLVGHTGGPLLDDAAMLLLRRNGS
- a CDS encoding GntR family transcriptional regulator, whose protein sequence is MLLTIDLDSEVPIYQQIRDRVVEAIADGDLVEGAALPSTRQLAADLAINFHTVNKAYDLLRQQGIIRINRKSGAVVRRDPGSGPPQPGYADDWQARLRTLLAEATVHGLAPDEVLRRSGDLLASFHTERTAKETPA
- a CDS encoding STAS domain-containing protein; amino-acid sequence: MDPADLDIPPDDPDFDIQLDRHGNVVLLSLTGRLDTVACVILKQYVVKALVSRIPPLLIMDLTFLTAIDGCGCDLLSSASQHARAAGGRLIVIDGGVLPGHAAEDVELLPSMADALIELTRSRQ
- a CDS encoding cytochrome c biogenesis CcdA family protein, producing the protein MTGELPLALAVSAGLVAAFNPCGFALLPAYLTMLVADGRSAGSGPVARALLLGAAMTAGFVTVFGVFGLVVTPLAVSVGRYLPWATILIGLALTGLGIWLLTGRELLIRTPRLSTGRPAASFASLYGYGLSYAVASLSCTIGPFLAVTSAALAARGIAGGFIVFVAYGIGMGLVVAALSLVVALAGSTVIARTRAVLPYVSRVSGVLLVLAGLYVAYYGWYELRIYAGTTTGDALIDAAGMVQGTIVRWLESLGAVGIVVAIAVLATIAAVGGLRRHRRR